Proteins from a single region of Anastrepha ludens isolate Willacy chromosome 5, idAnaLude1.1, whole genome shotgun sequence:
- the LOC128863256 gene encoding cingulin-like isoform X3, which yields MFNGTLGIDSNRGEEESELPGCNFQNPKCTSHSTFSITKCFPNNYASLSGCREYKPNNKSMLMERSSNRYIECETSAKPSAYYPYPAETELRLASMRIFTTIMLNAWRRRREDVKRLLLRVEELKRGSQKAKTQIHVYNTLFRVEQKRNDDLACQLKCSLESVIQAKSSCENLNSNVHSLKAERTLLEQNLANKNKELEALSGILSQRKAELFQSMVEQRNLRHSLAKENRSVQVLENQKNKLINELYQLSKESRETEDKYRVELIRKEVDLERTMNKVKLLEAELTDLKEKSRRIDESIINNARLHHDVENLQKRLDTLQQVLDGTFGRRVSDYWQKICFYQQKGFHFAQIFLYWLLPAVPLPGTFPNFQNKQNLVIGIPLLDLS from the exons ATGTTCAACGGCACTTTAGGCATTGACTCCAATCGAGGAGAAGAAGAATCGGAGTTGCCAGGTTGCAATTTCCAAAACCCGAAGTGCACTTCCCACAGCACTTTTTCaataacaaaatgtttccccaaTAATTATGCAAGTCTTTCCGGTTGCCGGGAATACAAGCCAAATAATAAGTCAATGCTTATGGAACGGAGTAGTAACCGGTATATTGAATGCGAAACAAGCGCGAAACCCAGTGCGTATTATCCGTACCCTGCGGAGACGGAGCTGCGACTAGCGAGTATGCGCATCTTTACCACAATTATGTTGAATGCCTGGCGCCGCCGTCGAGAGGATGTTAAACGTTTGTTATTGAGAGTGGAAGAACTGAAGAGAGGG TCACAAAAGGCCAAAACTCAGATTCATGTTTACAACACTTTGTTTCGTGTCGAACAGAAGCGGAATGATGACCTCGCTTGCCAGCTCAAGTGTTCGCTAGAAAGTGTAATTCAGGCAAAGTCCTCGTGTGAGAACCTCAACAGCAACGTCCATAGCCTGAAAGCGGAACGTACACTCCTGGAACAAAAtttggcaaataaaaacaaggAGCTTGAAGCGCTTAGTGGCATACTAAGCCAAAGGAAAGCTGAGCTTTTTCAGTCAATGGTTGAGCAGCGTAATTTGCGCCATTCTCTTGCTAAAGAAAACCGTTCGGTACAAGTGCTAGAAAAtcagaaaaacaaattaattaatgaG CTGTACCAGTTAAGCAAAGAGAGTCGCGAAACTGAAGATAAATATCGCGTAGAGTTGATCAGGAAGGAAGTTGATTTGGAGCGCACCATGAACAAAGTGAAACTTCTTGAAGCCGAGTTAACCGATTTGAAAGA GAAATCGCGCCGTATTGATGAAAGTATAATTAATAATGCTCGCCTCCATCACGACgtagaaaatttgcaaaagagATTGGATACACTCCAACAAGTTCTCGACGGCACTTTTGGTAGGCGCGTTTCCGACTATTGGCAGAAGATATGCTTCTACCAGCAGAAAGGTTTTCATTTTGCACAAATATTCCTGTACTGGTTGTTACCCGCTGTTCCTCTTCCCGGTACCTTTCCTAATttccaaaataagcaaaatttggtGATCGGCATCCCTTTACTAGACCTTAGCTGA
- the LOC128863256 gene encoding cingulin-like isoform X2 — MVTAVQIRNSTAFLNLYHLCIRIPSTILLARITYPGKNTKNTYTQDKTMFNGTLGIDSNRGEEESELPGCNFQNPKCTSHSTFSITKCFPNNYASLSGCREYKPNNKSMLMERSSNRYIECETSAKPSAYYPYPAETELRLASMRIFTTIMLNAWRRRREDVKRLLLRVEELKRGSQKAKTQIHVYNTLFRVEQKRNDDLACQLKCSLESVIQAKSSCENLNSNVHSLKAERTLLEQNLANKNKELEALSGILSQRKAELFQSMVEQRNLRHSLAKENRSVQVLENQKNKLINELYQLSKESRETEDKYRVELIRKEVDLERTMNKVKLLEAELTDLKEKSRRIDESIINNARLHHDVENLQKRLDTLQQVLDGTFGRRVSDYWQKICFYQQKGFHFAQIFLYWLLPAVPLPDLS, encoded by the exons ATGGTTACTGCCGTTCAAATTCGAAACTCCACTGCGTTCCTAAATTTGTATCATCTTTGCATACGAATACCCAGTACGATTTTATTAGCAAGAATTACCTACCCAggtaaaaatacgaaaaatactTAT ACCCAGGACAAGACAATGTTCAACGGCACTTTAGGCATTGACTCCAATCGAGGAGAAGAAGAATCGGAGTTGCCAGGTTGCAATTTCCAAAACCCGAAGTGCACTTCCCACAGCACTTTTTCaataacaaaatgtttccccaaTAATTATGCAAGTCTTTCCGGTTGCCGGGAATACAAGCCAAATAATAAGTCAATGCTTATGGAACGGAGTAGTAACCGGTATATTGAATGCGAAACAAGCGCGAAACCCAGTGCGTATTATCCGTACCCTGCGGAGACGGAGCTGCGACTAGCGAGTATGCGCATCTTTACCACAATTATGTTGAATGCCTGGCGCCGCCGTCGAGAGGATGTTAAACGTTTGTTATTGAGAGTGGAAGAACTGAAGAGAGGG TCACAAAAGGCCAAAACTCAGATTCATGTTTACAACACTTTGTTTCGTGTCGAACAGAAGCGGAATGATGACCTCGCTTGCCAGCTCAAGTGTTCGCTAGAAAGTGTAATTCAGGCAAAGTCCTCGTGTGAGAACCTCAACAGCAACGTCCATAGCCTGAAAGCGGAACGTACACTCCTGGAACAAAAtttggcaaataaaaacaaggAGCTTGAAGCGCTTAGTGGCATACTAAGCCAAAGGAAAGCTGAGCTTTTTCAGTCAATGGTTGAGCAGCGTAATTTGCGCCATTCTCTTGCTAAAGAAAACCGTTCGGTACAAGTGCTAGAAAAtcagaaaaacaaattaattaatgaG CTGTACCAGTTAAGCAAAGAGAGTCGCGAAACTGAAGATAAATATCGCGTAGAGTTGATCAGGAAGGAAGTTGATTTGGAGCGCACCATGAACAAAGTGAAACTTCTTGAAGCCGAGTTAACCGATTTGAAAGA GAAATCGCGCCGTATTGATGAAAGTATAATTAATAATGCTCGCCTCCATCACGACgtagaaaatttgcaaaagagATTGGATACACTCCAACAAGTTCTCGACGGCACTTTTGGTAGGCGCGTTTCCGACTATTGGCAGAAGATATGCTTCTACCAGCAGAAAGGTTTTCATTTTGCACAAATATTCCTGTACTGGTTGTTACCCGCTGTTCCTCTTCCCG ACCTTAGCTGA
- the LOC128863256 gene encoding cingulin-like isoform X1, whose product MVTAVQIRNSTAFLNLYHLCIRIPSTILLARITYPGKNTKNTYTQDKTMFNGTLGIDSNRGEEESELPGCNFQNPKCTSHSTFSITKCFPNNYASLSGCREYKPNNKSMLMERSSNRYIECETSAKPSAYYPYPAETELRLASMRIFTTIMLNAWRRRREDVKRLLLRVEELKRGSQKAKTQIHVYNTLFRVEQKRNDDLACQLKCSLESVIQAKSSCENLNSNVHSLKAERTLLEQNLANKNKELEALSGILSQRKAELFQSMVEQRNLRHSLAKENRSVQVLENQKNKLINELYQLSKESRETEDKYRVELIRKEVDLERTMNKVKLLEAELTDLKEKSRRIDESIINNARLHHDVENLQKRLDTLQQVLDGTFGRRVSDYWQKICFYQQKGFHFAQIFLYWLLPAVPLPGTFPNFQNKQNLVIGIPLLDLS is encoded by the exons ATGGTTACTGCCGTTCAAATTCGAAACTCCACTGCGTTCCTAAATTTGTATCATCTTTGCATACGAATACCCAGTACGATTTTATTAGCAAGAATTACCTACCCAggtaaaaatacgaaaaatactTAT ACCCAGGACAAGACAATGTTCAACGGCACTTTAGGCATTGACTCCAATCGAGGAGAAGAAGAATCGGAGTTGCCAGGTTGCAATTTCCAAAACCCGAAGTGCACTTCCCACAGCACTTTTTCaataacaaaatgtttccccaaTAATTATGCAAGTCTTTCCGGTTGCCGGGAATACAAGCCAAATAATAAGTCAATGCTTATGGAACGGAGTAGTAACCGGTATATTGAATGCGAAACAAGCGCGAAACCCAGTGCGTATTATCCGTACCCTGCGGAGACGGAGCTGCGACTAGCGAGTATGCGCATCTTTACCACAATTATGTTGAATGCCTGGCGCCGCCGTCGAGAGGATGTTAAACGTTTGTTATTGAGAGTGGAAGAACTGAAGAGAGGG TCACAAAAGGCCAAAACTCAGATTCATGTTTACAACACTTTGTTTCGTGTCGAACAGAAGCGGAATGATGACCTCGCTTGCCAGCTCAAGTGTTCGCTAGAAAGTGTAATTCAGGCAAAGTCCTCGTGTGAGAACCTCAACAGCAACGTCCATAGCCTGAAAGCGGAACGTACACTCCTGGAACAAAAtttggcaaataaaaacaaggAGCTTGAAGCGCTTAGTGGCATACTAAGCCAAAGGAAAGCTGAGCTTTTTCAGTCAATGGTTGAGCAGCGTAATTTGCGCCATTCTCTTGCTAAAGAAAACCGTTCGGTACAAGTGCTAGAAAAtcagaaaaacaaattaattaatgaG CTGTACCAGTTAAGCAAAGAGAGTCGCGAAACTGAAGATAAATATCGCGTAGAGTTGATCAGGAAGGAAGTTGATTTGGAGCGCACCATGAACAAAGTGAAACTTCTTGAAGCCGAGTTAACCGATTTGAAAGA GAAATCGCGCCGTATTGATGAAAGTATAATTAATAATGCTCGCCTCCATCACGACgtagaaaatttgcaaaagagATTGGATACACTCCAACAAGTTCTCGACGGCACTTTTGGTAGGCGCGTTTCCGACTATTGGCAGAAGATATGCTTCTACCAGCAGAAAGGTTTTCATTTTGCACAAATATTCCTGTACTGGTTGTTACCCGCTGTTCCTCTTCCCGGTACCTTTCCTAATttccaaaataagcaaaatttggtGATCGGCATCCCTTTACTAGACCTTAGCTGA